Proteins encoded in a region of the Variovorax sp. PAMC 28711 genome:
- a CDS encoding carbohydrate ABC transporter permease, with protein sequence MKQRSVHAWLMLLPALALLVAFTHWPAVSTLVDSFYSTPKGARPGVWVGLENYDVMASDPVFWKAVRNNLWFAGATIPCSIGLALVMALWVNERIAGRAFLRMAYFTPTVLPMIAVANIWLFFYTPQYGLLEQITGALGLPSHNWLGSPSTALGAVTVVAIWKEAGFFMIFYLAALQTLNPSLREAAAIEGASRWYFFRRVQWPLLMPTTLFVLVNAFINAFRMVDHLFVLTRGGPDNASTLLLYHLYEVGFSFWDTAYASAITVVLVVVLAGIALFQFFVLDRKVHYK encoded by the coding sequence ATGAAACAGCGCTCGGTTCATGCGTGGTTGATGCTGCTGCCGGCGCTCGCGCTGCTGGTGGCGTTCACGCATTGGCCGGCGGTCTCGACGCTGGTCGACAGCTTCTACTCAACGCCCAAGGGCGCGCGGCCCGGCGTGTGGGTCGGCCTCGAGAACTACGATGTGATGGCGTCCGACCCGGTGTTCTGGAAGGCGGTGCGCAACAACCTGTGGTTCGCGGGCGCGACGATTCCCTGCTCGATCGGCCTCGCGCTCGTGATGGCGCTGTGGGTCAACGAGCGCATCGCCGGCCGTGCGTTCTTGCGCATGGCGTATTTCACGCCGACCGTCTTGCCGATGATTGCGGTGGCCAACATCTGGCTCTTCTTCTACACGCCGCAGTACGGGTTGCTGGAGCAAATCACCGGCGCGCTCGGGCTGCCTTCGCACAACTGGCTCGGCAGTCCGTCGACGGCGCTCGGCGCGGTCACCGTCGTGGCGATCTGGAAGGAAGCTGGCTTCTTCATGATCTTCTATCTGGCCGCGCTGCAGACGCTCAACCCGAGCCTGCGTGAAGCGGCCGCCATCGAAGGTGCGTCGCGCTGGTATTTCTTCCGGCGCGTGCAGTGGCCGCTCCTGATGCCGACCACGCTCTTCGTGCTGGTCAATGCGTTCATCAACGCCTTCCGCATGGTCGACCATCTCTTCGTGCTCACGCGCGGCGGGCCGGACAACGCGTCGACGCTGCTGCTCTATCACTTGTACGAAGTCGGCTTCAGCTTCTGGGACACGGCGTACGCGTCGGCGATCACGGTGGTGCTGGTCGTGGTGCTGGCGGGCATCGCGCTCTTCCAGTTCTTCGTGCTCGACCGGAAGGTGCATTACAAATGA
- a CDS encoding CsbD family protein: MFEKAEGTLQNIAGRVQEAVGSATGDASTEAEGKTRQAAGKVQQAYGDVLNQVRESAVTHPVGTLAMAAGAGFILGALWARR, from the coding sequence ATGTTCGAAAAAGCAGAAGGCACCCTGCAAAACATCGCAGGCCGAGTCCAGGAAGCCGTCGGCAGCGCGACGGGCGACGCGTCCACAGAGGCTGAAGGCAAGACCCGGCAAGCTGCCGGCAAGGTCCAGCAAGCCTATGGCGACGTGCTGAACCAGGTTCGCGAATCGGCCGTGACCCACCCCGTCGGCACGCTCGCTATGGCGGCCGGCGCCGGCTTCATCCTCGGCGCACTCTGGGCGAGACGTTAA
- a CDS encoding ABC transporter substrate-binding protein: protein MKRQTFLRAIARHSVAGLLAFTGVNAMAQTPVEVPFYYPVAVGGPIAKTIDGFAEGFMKENPGIKLTPIYAGTYQETIVKALTAHKSGTPPVTSVLLSTDMFTLIDEDAIVSFDTFAKTADDKAWMGSFYKAFMANSQTGGKTWGIPFQRSTVVMYWNKEAFKEAGLDPNKPPTNWAELKEAATKLTKKDASGKVTQWGVQIPSSGFPYWLFQTLTTPNDAILANDTGTQVKFDDPKVVEALQTWVDLGKAGIHPPGVVEWGTTPKDFFEKKAAIIYTTTGNLTNIKANAKFDFGVGMIPGNKRKGSPTGGGNFYIFKKSTPAQQEAAFKFIKWVTQPERAAQWSMDTGYVAVSQAAYDTPTLKKYGADFPAALVARDQLPVSVAEFSTHENQRVTKALNDGLQAALTGTKPAGQAMQDAQKEADRILRSYK, encoded by the coding sequence ATGAAGAGACAGACTTTTCTGCGCGCGATCGCGCGCCACTCCGTCGCCGGCCTTCTCGCATTCACCGGCGTCAACGCCATGGCGCAAACGCCGGTGGAAGTGCCCTTCTATTACCCCGTCGCGGTCGGCGGCCCGATCGCCAAGACGATCGACGGCTTCGCAGAAGGCTTCATGAAGGAGAACCCCGGCATCAAACTCACGCCCATCTACGCCGGCACGTATCAGGAGACCATCGTGAAGGCGCTGACCGCCCACAAGTCGGGCACGCCGCCAGTCACGTCGGTGCTGCTGTCGACCGACATGTTCACGCTGATCGACGAGGACGCGATCGTGTCCTTTGACACGTTCGCCAAGACCGCCGACGACAAAGCCTGGATGGGCAGTTTCTACAAGGCTTTCATGGCCAACAGCCAGACCGGCGGCAAGACCTGGGGCATCCCGTTCCAGCGCTCGACGGTCGTCATGTACTGGAACAAGGAAGCCTTCAAGGAAGCCGGCCTCGATCCGAACAAGCCGCCGACAAACTGGGCCGAGCTGAAGGAAGCCGCGACCAAACTCACCAAGAAAGACGCAAGCGGCAAGGTCACGCAATGGGGCGTGCAGATTCCCTCCAGCGGTTTCCCGTACTGGCTCTTCCAGACGCTGACCACGCCGAACGACGCCATCCTCGCGAACGATACCGGTACGCAGGTGAAATTCGACGACCCGAAGGTCGTCGAGGCGCTTCAGACCTGGGTCGATCTCGGAAAGGCCGGTATTCACCCGCCGGGCGTGGTCGAGTGGGGCACGACGCCCAAGGATTTCTTCGAAAAGAAGGCCGCGATCATCTACACGACCACCGGCAACCTGACCAACATCAAGGCGAACGCCAAGTTCGATTTCGGCGTCGGCATGATCCCCGGCAACAAGCGCAAGGGCTCGCCCACGGGCGGCGGCAACTTCTACATCTTCAAGAAATCCACACCTGCGCAGCAGGAAGCGGCCTTCAAGTTCATCAAGTGGGTGACGCAGCCCGAGCGTGCCGCGCAGTGGAGCATGGACACCGGCTACGTCGCCGTCTCGCAAGCCGCCTACGACACGCCGACGCTCAAGAAGTACGGCGCCGACTTCCCGGCCGCACTCGTGGCGCGCGACCAGTTGCCCGTGTCGGTGGCGGAGTTCTCCACGCACGAAAACCAACGCGTGACCAAGGCGCTCAACGACGGCCTGCAGGCTGCGCTGACCGGCACCAAGCCGGCGGGTCAGGCCATGCAGGACGCGCAGAAGGAAGCGGACCGCATCCTGCGTTCGTACAAGTGA
- a CDS encoding PHA/PHB synthase family protein, producing MTQEATGGAPLDAPPFSFSQDKLQQLQQDYLAEAGDLWRQGLSIKPVTDKRFAGEAWGSNPVSSFTAAVYLLNGRTMLNMVEAIEADPKTKSRLRFAVEQWMAAASPSNSLAFNAEAQKRAIDTQGESIAKGIHNLLHDMKQGHVSMTDESAFEVGRNVATTEGAVVFENELFQLLEYKPLTAKVYERPFLLVPPCINKFYILDLQPENSLIRYANEQGHRVFVVSWRNPDESLRDCTWDQYIEDAAIQAIHTVQAISGSKQINALGFCVGGTILSTALAVLAARGEKPAASVTLLTTLLDFDDTGILDIFIDETMVKFREMQMGDGGLLPGSDLASTFSFLRPNDLVWNYVVGNYLKGETPPPFDLLYWNSDATNLPGPFYTWYLRNTYHENKLKVPGALTVCGAPIDLGAIDAPVYIYGSREDHIVPIGGAYASTQLLKGKKRFVMGASGHIAGVINPPAKNKRSHWIREDGKLPTTQPEWLAGAQEHPGSWWTDWSKWLKGHGGKQIPAPKTYGKGSAYKATEPAPGRYVKAKAKA from the coding sequence ATGACACAAGAAGCCACAGGGGGTGCCCCGCTGGATGCGCCCCCGTTCAGTTTTTCGCAAGACAAACTGCAGCAGCTGCAACAGGACTACCTGGCCGAAGCGGGCGACCTCTGGCGTCAGGGCCTGAGCATCAAACCCGTCACCGACAAACGCTTTGCCGGCGAGGCTTGGGGCAGCAATCCGGTGTCGTCGTTCACCGCCGCCGTGTACCTGCTGAACGGCCGGACGATGCTGAACATGGTCGAAGCGATCGAGGCCGATCCCAAGACCAAGTCGCGCCTGCGCTTCGCTGTCGAGCAGTGGATGGCGGCCGCATCGCCAAGCAACTCGCTCGCGTTCAATGCCGAGGCGCAGAAGCGTGCAATCGACACCCAGGGCGAGAGCATCGCCAAGGGCATCCACAACCTGCTGCACGACATGAAGCAGGGCCATGTGAGCATGACGGACGAGAGCGCCTTCGAAGTCGGCCGCAACGTAGCGACCACCGAAGGCGCGGTGGTGTTCGAGAACGAGCTGTTCCAGTTGCTCGAATACAAGCCGCTCACCGCCAAGGTGTACGAGCGCCCGTTCCTGCTGGTGCCACCGTGCATCAACAAGTTCTACATCCTCGACCTGCAGCCCGAAAACTCGCTGATCCGCTACGCCAACGAGCAGGGGCACCGGGTGTTCGTGGTGAGCTGGCGCAATCCCGACGAGTCGCTGCGCGACTGCACCTGGGACCAGTACATCGAAGATGCCGCCATCCAGGCGATCCACACCGTGCAGGCCATCAGCGGCAGCAAGCAGATCAATGCCCTCGGTTTCTGCGTCGGCGGCACGATCCTGAGCACCGCGCTGGCGGTGCTGGCGGCTCGCGGCGAGAAGCCGGCTGCGTCGGTCACGCTGCTCACCACGCTGCTCGACTTCGACGACACCGGCATCCTCGACATCTTCATCGACGAGACGATGGTCAAGTTCCGCGAGATGCAGATGGGCGACGGCGGCTTGCTGCCCGGCAGCGACCTGGCGTCGACCTTCAGTTTCCTGCGGCCGAACGACCTGGTGTGGAACTACGTCGTCGGCAACTACCTCAAGGGCGAGACGCCACCCCCGTTCGACCTGCTCTACTGGAACAGTGACGCGACCAATCTTCCGGGCCCTTTCTACACCTGGTATCTGCGCAACACGTACCACGAGAACAAGCTCAAGGTACCGGGCGCGCTCACGGTGTGCGGCGCGCCAATCGACCTCGGCGCGATCGACGCCCCCGTGTACATCTATGGCTCGCGCGAAGACCACATCGTGCCGATCGGCGGCGCCTACGCATCGACGCAACTGCTCAAGGGCAAGAAGCGTTTCGTGATGGGCGCGTCGGGCCACATCGCCGGCGTGATCAACCCGCCCGCCAAGAACAAGCGCAGCCACTGGATTCGCGAAGACGGCAAGCTGCCGACGACGCAGCCCGAATGGCTGGCCGGTGCCCAGGAGCATCCGGGCAGCTGGTGGACCGACTGGTCGAAGTGGCTGAAGGGCCACGGCGGCAAGCAGATCCCCGCACCCAAGACTTATGGCAAGGGCTCGGCCTACAAGGCCACGGAGCCCGCCCCCGGCCGCTACGTGAAGGCCAAGGCAAAAGCCTGA
- a CDS encoding carbohydrate ABC transporter permease, with product MSIAVPSQRLAYNEPGWLDTLAAWLLALLWILPLVYAVWTAFHPSEYSTRFDLFAPLTLDNFRRAWGAAPFARYFLNTTLLVAMILVVQLVLGTLAAYAFARYEFRGKNIAFALVLVQLMIMPDILVVENYKTMARLGLIDTLLAIGLPYFASAFAIFLLRQTFMGIPKELDDAARVEGASAMQTLWRVYVPLAKPVYTAFALVSVSFHWNNFLWPLIVTNSVNSRPLTVGLQVFSSVDQGVDWSIITAATLMTSAPLLIAFLLFQRQFVQSFMRAGIK from the coding sequence ATGAGCATCGCCGTGCCTTCGCAGCGCCTGGCCTACAACGAGCCAGGCTGGCTCGACACCCTCGCAGCGTGGCTGCTCGCGCTGCTGTGGATCCTGCCGCTGGTGTATGCGGTGTGGACCGCTTTCCATCCGTCGGAGTATTCGACGCGCTTCGATCTCTTCGCGCCGCTCACGCTCGACAACTTCCGCCGCGCCTGGGGAGCAGCGCCCTTCGCGCGCTACTTTCTCAACACCACCCTGCTGGTGGCAATGATCCTCGTCGTGCAACTGGTACTGGGCACGCTCGCGGCCTATGCGTTCGCACGCTACGAGTTTCGCGGCAAGAACATCGCGTTCGCGCTCGTGCTGGTGCAGCTGATGATCATGCCGGACATCCTCGTGGTGGAGAACTACAAGACGATGGCACGCCTCGGCCTCATCGACACGTTGCTCGCGATCGGCCTGCCCTACTTCGCCTCCGCGTTCGCGATCTTTCTGCTGCGCCAGACCTTCATGGGCATTCCCAAGGAGCTGGACGACGCGGCACGGGTGGAAGGCGCCAGCGCGATGCAGACGCTGTGGCGCGTCTACGTACCGCTCGCCAAGCCGGTTTACACGGCCTTCGCGCTGGTGTCGGTCAGCTTCCACTGGAACAACTTCCTGTGGCCGCTGATCGTCACCAACAGCGTCAATTCGCGGCCGCTCACGGTCGGACTGCAGGTGTTCTCGTCCGTCGATCAGGGCGTCGACTGGTCGATCATCACGGCGGCCACGCTGATGACCTCGGCCCCCTTGCTCATCGCGTTTCTGTTGTTCCAGCGGCAGTTCGTGCAGAGCTTCATGCGCGCCGGCATCAAATGA
- a CDS encoding endonuclease/exonuclease/phosphatase family protein: MKLVTWNTQWCRGLDGIVSVQRIVDGARAMADFDVLCVQEIAQGYAGMPGAPGDQPAELQALLPGFQLFFGAAVDEFDAQGTRQRFGNLIATRLPVLQVQHHALPCPADAGVRSMPRMCTVVTVRDPLIGPLRVMTTHLEYYSKVQRMAQARALRQLHIEACGHAAEPPLYDTSRSPFQNKVHTPHAILCGDFNLGAEEPEYAVMQAPFGLDTGTPTRCLQDAWPLANRVAPHAPTFRLFDRTYGPEPVACDFAFVSDGLAPRVERVDVDLATQASDHQPVLLVLG; the protein is encoded by the coding sequence ATGAAACTCGTGACGTGGAACACCCAGTGGTGCCGCGGGCTCGACGGCATCGTGAGCGTGCAGCGCATCGTCGACGGCGCGCGTGCCATGGCCGATTTCGATGTGCTGTGCGTGCAGGAAATCGCCCAGGGCTACGCCGGAATGCCGGGTGCGCCGGGCGACCAGCCCGCGGAACTGCAGGCGTTGCTGCCAGGATTCCAGCTCTTCTTCGGCGCGGCCGTGGACGAATTCGACGCGCAGGGGACACGCCAGCGCTTTGGCAATCTGATCGCGACACGTCTGCCCGTGCTGCAGGTTCAACACCATGCGTTGCCCTGCCCGGCCGACGCGGGCGTGCGCAGCATGCCGCGCATGTGCACGGTAGTGACGGTGCGCGACCCGCTGATTGGCCCCTTGCGCGTGATGACCACGCACCTCGAGTACTACAGCAAGGTGCAGCGAATGGCGCAGGCGCGCGCATTGCGGCAGTTGCACATCGAAGCCTGCGGCCACGCTGCAGAGCCGCCTCTTTACGACACCAGCCGATCGCCCTTCCAGAACAAGGTGCACACGCCGCACGCCATCCTCTGTGGCGACTTCAACCTCGGCGCAGAGGAACCCGAATACGCGGTGATGCAGGCGCCGTTCGGGCTGGACACCGGCACGCCGACCCGTTGCTTGCAGGATGCCTGGCCTTTGGCCAACCGCGTAGCGCCACATGCGCCGACCTTCCGCCTGTTCGACCGCACTTATGGGCCCGAGCCGGTGGCGTGCGATTTCGCGTTTGTCAGCGACGGGCTGGCACCCAGGGTTGAACGTGTGGACGTCGACCTGGCGACGCAGGCGTCCGACCATCAGCCGGTGCTGCTGGTGCTCGGTTAG
- a CDS encoding acetyl-CoA C-acetyltransferase, translating to MEDIVIVSAARTAVGKFGGSLAGIAATELGAIVIREVIARARLTPEQIGEVIMGQVLAAGAGQNPARQALLKSGIDKSTPALTINAVCGSGLKAVMLAAQAVATGDSDIVIAGGQENMSASPHILPNSRNGQRMGDWKMVDTMIVDGLWDVYNQYHMGITAENVAKQFNIDRAAQDELALGSQTKAAAAQDAGKFKDEIVGVSIPQKKGDPVVFDQDEFINRKTTAEVLAGLRPAFDKAGGVTAGNASGLNDGAAAVMVMTAKKAAALGLKPLGRIASYATVGLDPAIMGMGPVGASKKALERAGWKPQDLDVLEINEAFAAQACAVNREMGWDVNKVNVNGGAIAIGHPIGASGCRILVTLLHEMQRQNAKKGIASLCIGGGMGVALTVER from the coding sequence ATGGAAGACATCGTCATCGTTTCGGCCGCACGCACGGCGGTCGGCAAGTTCGGCGGATCGCTCGCGGGCATCGCCGCCACGGAGTTGGGCGCGATCGTGATCAGGGAAGTGATCGCGCGCGCCAGGCTCACGCCCGAGCAGATCGGCGAGGTCATCATGGGCCAGGTGCTCGCAGCCGGCGCGGGCCAGAACCCGGCGCGCCAGGCGTTGCTGAAAAGCGGCATCGACAAGTCGACGCCGGCGCTCACCATCAATGCCGTGTGCGGCTCGGGCCTGAAGGCCGTGATGCTGGCGGCGCAGGCCGTCGCCACCGGCGACAGCGACATCGTGATTGCTGGCGGGCAGGAGAACATGAGCGCATCGCCGCACATCCTGCCGAACTCGCGCAACGGCCAGCGCATGGGCGACTGGAAAATGGTCGACACCATGATCGTCGACGGTCTCTGGGACGTCTACAACCAGTACCACATGGGCATCACGGCAGAGAACGTGGCCAAGCAGTTCAACATCGACCGCGCGGCGCAGGACGAACTGGCCTTGGGCAGCCAGACCAAAGCCGCCGCCGCACAGGATGCCGGCAAGTTCAAGGACGAGATCGTCGGTGTGAGCATTCCGCAGAAGAAGGGCGACCCCGTTGTCTTCGACCAGGACGAGTTCATCAATCGCAAGACCACCGCGGAAGTGCTGGCCGGTTTGCGCCCTGCCTTCGACAAGGCCGGTGGCGTGACCGCCGGCAACGCGTCGGGCCTGAACGACGGCGCGGCCGCCGTCATGGTGATGACCGCGAAGAAAGCCGCTGCGCTCGGCCTGAAGCCGCTCGGCCGCATTGCGAGCTACGCGACCGTCGGCCTCGACCCCGCGATCATGGGCATGGGCCCTGTCGGCGCTTCGAAAAAGGCGCTGGAACGCGCCGGCTGGAAGCCGCAGGATCTCGACGTTCTTGAGATCAACGAAGCTTTCGCCGCGCAAGCCTGCGCCGTGAACCGCGAAATGGGCTGGGACGTCAACAAGGTCAACGTGAATGGCGGCGCCATCGCCATCGGCCATCCGATCGGCGCGTCGGGCTGCCGCATCCTGGTGACGCTGCTGCACGAAATGCAGCGCCAGAACGCAAAGAAGGGCATTGCCTCGCTGTGCATCGGCGGCGGCATGGGCGTCGCGCTGACCGTCGAACGCTGA